From Pseudomonas sp. stari2:
GAAAGCCCTGACCTATGCCATCGAGCGCTCCTGCGCGGCCAAGGCTGCGGTGGTCGGCGCCGATGAGAAAGAAACCGGTGTACGCGCCACGCTCAACCTCGGCCACACCTTCGGCCACGCCATCGAAACCCACATGGGCTATGGTGTCTGGTTGCACGGTGAAGCGGTCGCTGCTGGCACGGTAATGGCGATGGAAATGTCCGCGCGCCTCGGCTGGATCAGCGAGCAGGAGCGCGATCGCGGCATTCGTCTGTTCCAGCGCGCCGGCCTGCCGGTGGTTCCGCCTGAAGAGATGACCGAAGCCGATTTTCTTGAACACATGGCAATTGACAAAAAAGTGATCGACGGTCGTCTGCGCCTGGTGCTGCTGCGCCGGATGGGCGAAGCGGTAGTGACCGACGATTATCCGAAAGAGGTTCTACAGGCAACGCTGGGAGCGGATTACCGCGCTCTGGCTCAGCTTAAAGGTTAATAAGATTCCGATGACTAGTTTGCATGCCGACGAGGCGTTCCTCGGCCATTTCCAGTTAAGTCATGACCCTTTTGCTCCACGGGTCCCGGGCTTCAAATTCTTCCCGGCCCAGCGCAAACCGGTGCTGGGTCAACTGCACCACCTGGCGCGTTACAGCCAGTTGCTGCTGGTGGTCACCGGCCCTCAAGGCAGCGGAAAGACGTTGCTGCGTCAGGCGCTGGTGGCGAGCACCAACAAGCAGTCGGTTCAAAGTGTTGTAGTTTCCGCCCGTGGCGCTGGCGATGCCGCCGGTGTGCTGCGTCAGGTTGCCCAGGCGCTGGACGTGGCCCAGGCCGAAGTCGGTGCGATCCTCGATCAGGTCGTACAGCTGGCGCTGACCGGCCAGGAGGTCTATCTGCTGGTGGACGATGCCGAGCAGCTCGACGAGTCCGCCCTCGAAGCCTTGATGGCTTTGGGTGCCGGCGCACCGGAAGGCCGACCGCATGTGTTCCTGTTCGGTGAGTCGTCGCTGATTGCCCAGCTTGAGGCGCTGCACCTTGAAGAAGAGCGCTTCCACGTCATCGAATTGCAGCCGTACACAGAAGAAGAAACCCGCGAATATCTCGACCAGCGGCTAGAAGGTGCGGGCCGGGGTGTCGAACTTTTCACCGCGGATCAGATCTCTGATATTCACGAAAGCTCCGAGGGTTGGCCGGGCAACATCAACCAGGTCGCTCGCGATGCTCTGATCGAAGTCATGATTGCCAGCCGCTCTGCGGTCAAGCGTCCAAGTATGGGGTTCAACATGCCGAAGAAACACGTATTGGCGATTTCCGCCGTCGTCGTGGTGGCGGTCGCTGCCGCCTGGCTGATGCCCGGTCGCAACAAGGCGCCGACCACCGGCGCACCGGCCAACGAACAGGCACAGCTGCCATTGGGCCAGGGTGGCGCGCCGAACGTGGAGTTCGCCGGTAACACCCAGCCGATGCCGTTGCCGCTGGTCGGCAATTCGCAACCGGTCATGCGCAAGCCATTGGCCGAAGCGGCCGGCGGGATCACCGAAGGTGACGACGGCGTACCGCTGGAAGGCTCGAGCAATACACCGCCGACCGTGACGACCACCGCGCCACCGGCCGGCGTGCCTGCCGGTCCTGCGCCAACGCCGGTTCCGGTCCCGGCGGCCAAACCGACGCCGGCACCGACTCAGGTTGCCACGGCCAAGCCAGCGCCTGCTCCGGCTGCGCCAGTCGCCAAGCCAGCTCCGGCGCCTGCCAAGCCTGTCGCTGCGGCCAAACCGGCCGAGAAAGCCACCGAGAAGCCGGTCACCGTCGCCAAGGCCGCCGGTGGCAACTGGTATGCCGGTCAAGCCCCGGGCAACTACGTGGTGCAGATCCTCGGCACCAGCTCCGAAGCGGCTGCGCAAAGCTTCGTCAAGGAGCAGGGCGGCGAGTACCGTTATTTCAAGAAAGTCCTCAACGGCAAGCCGCTCTACGTGATCACCTATGGCAGCTTTGCCAATCGTGATGCGGCCGTTTCTGCCATCAAGGCCTTGCCAGCGAAGGTTCAGGCTGGTAAACCTTGGCCTCGCACTGTCGCCAGCGTCCAACAGGAACTGGCAACAACTCGCTGAAGATTCGGCGGCCTTACCCAGGCCGCCACTCCAAGCACCTCAAAATTTCTACAAGTGCGCGCCGCCCTTACGGGTCGCGTGCCTTGTGGTGTCTGCGTCACAGTAGTCTTTGAGTCGTTGCGGTCAAAATTAAAAAAGTTTTGACTAGCACAGCAGATCGCTTTAAACCTTTCACAAATGCGACATGAGTTTGCGACATTTCGTCGTCAAATTTGTGAGCCTCTGTGTCGCTGTGTACAATGACCACCCTTTTGCCCCCGCTAAGCCGGCGTACGTTCGGCGCGAGATGCAAGTGGTTGAATTGAAAAGAAATTTGCCTCGAAAAGAGGCAGCCTGGTGAGAAAGTGTCTATGAAAGCAGGTCTGTACCAACCAGATGAATTCAAGGATAACTGCGGTTTCGGCCTGATAGCCCATATGCAGGGCGAACCCAGTCATACCCTTTTGCAAACGGCCATCGAGGCCCTGACCTGCATGACCCACCGCGGTGGGATTAATGCCGACGGCAAGACCGGTGACGGTTGCGGTCTGCTGATTCAAAAGCCCGACGCCTTCCTGCGTGCGATTGCCCAGGAAGCGTTCAGCGTCGAGCTGCCCAAGCAATATGCCGTGGGCATGGTCTTCTTCAATCAGGACCCGGCCAAAGCCGAGGTCGCTCGCGAGAACATGAACCGCGAGATCCTCGCTGAAGGCCTGCAACTGATCGGCTGGCGCAAAGTGCCCATCGATACCAGCGTCCTCGGCCGCCTCGCCCTTGAGCGCCTGCCGCAGATCGAGCAGGTGTACATCGGTGGCGAAGGCCTGAGCGATCAGGACATGGCGGTCAAGCTGTTCAGCGCCCGTCGTCGTTCGTCGGTGGCCAACGCCGCTGACACCGACCACTACATCTGCAGCTTTTCCCACAAGACCATCATCTATAAAGGCCTGATGATGCCGGCCGACCTGGCCGCGTTCTATCCGGACCTCGGTGACCAGCGCCTGCAAACCGCGATATGCGTGTTCCACCAGCGCTTCTCCACCAACACCCTGCCGAAATGGCCGCTGGCCCAGCCTTTCCGTTTCCTCGCCCACAACGGCGAGATCAACACCATCACCGGCAACCGCAACTGGGCCCAGGCCCGCCGCACCAAGTTCACCAACGATCTGATGGATCTGGAAGAACTCGGCCCGCTGGTGAACCGTGTCGGTTCCGACTCCTCGAGCATGGACAACATGCTCGAACTGATGGTCACCGGTGGCATCGACCTGTTCCGTGGCGTGCGGATGATCATTCCGCCAGCGTGGCAGAACGTCGAGACCATGGACCCGGATCTGCGTGCGTTCTACGAGTACAACTCGATGCACATGGAGCCGTGGGACGGCCCGGCCGGCGTGGTAATGACCGATGGTCGCTACGCGGTGTGCCTGCTCGACCGTAACGGTCTGCGTCCGGCGCGCTGGGTTACCACCACCAACGGTTTCATCACCGTCGCTTCGGAAATCGGCGTCTGGAACTACCAGCCGCAGGACGTGATCGCCAAGGGCCGTGTCGGTCCTGGCCAGATCCTCGCTGTGGACACCGAAACCGGTCAGATCCTCGACACCGATGCGATCGACAACCGTCTGAAATCCCGTCATCCGTACAAGCAATGGCTGCGCAAGAATGCCCTGCGCATCCAGGCGACCATGGAAGACAACGATCACGGTTCGGCTTTCTACGACGTCGATCAGCTCAAGCAATACATGAAGATGTATCAGGTCACGTTCGAAGAGCGCGATCAGGTACTGCGTCCGCTCGGCGAGCAAGGCTACGAGGCCGTTGGCTCGATGGGCGACGACACGCCGATGGCCGTGCTGTCCCAGCGTGTGCGCACGCCGTACGACTATTTCCGCCAGCAGTTCGCGCAGGTGACCAACCCGCCGATCGACCCGCTGCGCGAAGCGATCGTGATGTCGCTGGAAATCTGCCTCGGTGCCGAGCGCAACATCTTCCAGGAATCGCCGGAGCACGCTTCGCGCGTGATCCTCAGCTCGCCAGTGATCTCGCCGGCCAAGTGGCGCTCGCTGATGAACCTCGACCGCCCGGGTTTCGAGCGGCAGATCATCGACCTCAACTACGACGAAAGCGTCGGCCTCGAAGCGGCGATCCGCAACGTGGCCGATCAGGCTGAAGAAGCCGTGCGTGCCGGTCGTACCCAGATCGTCCTGAGCGACCGCCATATCGCGCCGGGCAAACTGCCGATCCACGCCTCGCTGGCCACCGGCGCGGTGCACCACCGTCTGACCGAAAAAGGCCTGCGCTGTGATTCCAACATCCTCGTTGAAACCGCGACTGCCCGCGACCCGCATCACTTTGCGGTGCTGATCGGTTTCGGCGCCTCGGCAGTCTATCCGTTCCTCGCGTACGAAGTGCTGGGCGACCTGATCCGTACCGGTGAAGTGCTGGGCGATCTCTACGAGGTGTTCAAGAACTACCGCAAAGGCATCACCAAAGGTCTGTTGAAGATCCTGTCGAAGATGGGCATCTCGACCATTGCCTCCTATCGTGGTGCTCAGCTGTTCGAAGCCATCGGTCTGTCCGAGGAAGTCTGCAACCTGAGCTTCCGTGGCGTGCCGAGCCGCATCAAGGGTGCGCGTTTCGTCGACATCGAAGCTGAACAGAAAGCATTGGCCACCGAAGCCTGGAGTCCGCGCAAGCCGATCCAGCAGGGCGGTCTGCTGAAGTTCGTCCACGGTGGCGAATACCACGCGTACAACCCGGACGTGGTCAACACCCTGCAAGCCGCCGTGCAGCAGGGCGACTACGCGAAGTTCAAGGAATACACCTCGCTGGTGGACAACCGTCCGGTGTCGATGATCCGCGACCTGTTCAAGGTCAAGACATTCGACACGCCGCTGGACATCAGCGAAGTCGAGCCGCTGGAATCGGTGCTCAAGCGCTTTGACTCCGCCGGTATCTCGCTGGGCGCCCTGTCGCCGGAGGCTCACGAAGCCCTGGCCGAAGCCATGAACCGCCTCGGTGCGCGTTCCAACTCTGGCGAAGGCGGTGAAGACCCGGCGCGCTACGGCACCATCAAGAGTTCGAAAATCA
This genomic window contains:
- a CDS encoding AAA family ATPase; this translates as MTSLHADEAFLGHFQLSHDPFAPRVPGFKFFPAQRKPVLGQLHHLARYSQLLLVVTGPQGSGKTLLRQALVASTNKQSVQSVVVSARGAGDAAGVLRQVAQALDVAQAEVGAILDQVVQLALTGQEVYLLVDDAEQLDESALEALMALGAGAPEGRPHVFLFGESSLIAQLEALHLEEERFHVIELQPYTEEETREYLDQRLEGAGRGVELFTADQISDIHESSEGWPGNINQVARDALIEVMIASRSAVKRPSMGFNMPKKHVLAISAVVVVAVAAAWLMPGRNKAPTTGAPANEQAQLPLGQGGAPNVEFAGNTQPMPLPLVGNSQPVMRKPLAEAAGGITEGDDGVPLEGSSNTPPTVTTTAPPAGVPAGPAPTPVPVPAAKPTPAPTQVATAKPAPAPAAPVAKPAPAPAKPVAAAKPAEKATEKPVTVAKAAGGNWYAGQAPGNYVVQILGTSSEAAAQSFVKEQGGEYRYFKKVLNGKPLYVITYGSFANRDAAVSAIKALPAKVQAGKPWPRTVASVQQELATTR
- the gltB gene encoding glutamate synthase large subunit, translating into MKAGLYQPDEFKDNCGFGLIAHMQGEPSHTLLQTAIEALTCMTHRGGINADGKTGDGCGLLIQKPDAFLRAIAQEAFSVELPKQYAVGMVFFNQDPAKAEVARENMNREILAEGLQLIGWRKVPIDTSVLGRLALERLPQIEQVYIGGEGLSDQDMAVKLFSARRRSSVANAADTDHYICSFSHKTIIYKGLMMPADLAAFYPDLGDQRLQTAICVFHQRFSTNTLPKWPLAQPFRFLAHNGEINTITGNRNWAQARRTKFTNDLMDLEELGPLVNRVGSDSSSMDNMLELMVTGGIDLFRGVRMIIPPAWQNVETMDPDLRAFYEYNSMHMEPWDGPAGVVMTDGRYAVCLLDRNGLRPARWVTTTNGFITVASEIGVWNYQPQDVIAKGRVGPGQILAVDTETGQILDTDAIDNRLKSRHPYKQWLRKNALRIQATMEDNDHGSAFYDVDQLKQYMKMYQVTFEERDQVLRPLGEQGYEAVGSMGDDTPMAVLSQRVRTPYDYFRQQFAQVTNPPIDPLREAIVMSLEICLGAERNIFQESPEHASRVILSSPVISPAKWRSLMNLDRPGFERQIIDLNYDESVGLEAAIRNVADQAEEAVRAGRTQIVLSDRHIAPGKLPIHASLATGAVHHRLTEKGLRCDSNILVETATARDPHHFAVLIGFGASAVYPFLAYEVLGDLIRTGEVLGDLYEVFKNYRKGITKGLLKILSKMGISTIASYRGAQLFEAIGLSEEVCNLSFRGVPSRIKGARFVDIEAEQKALATEAWSPRKPIQQGGLLKFVHGGEYHAYNPDVVNTLQAAVQQGDYAKFKEYTSLVDNRPVSMIRDLFKVKTFDTPLDISEVEPLESVLKRFDSAGISLGALSPEAHEALAEAMNRLGARSNSGEGGEDPARYGTIKSSKIKQVATGRFGVTPEYLVNAEVLQIKVAQGAKPGEGGQLPGGKVNGLIAKLRYAVPGVTLISPPPHHDIYSIEDLSQLIFDLKQVNPKALVSVKLVAEAGVGTIAAGVAKAYADLITISGYDGGTGASPLTSIKYAGAPWELGLAETHQTLRGNDLRGKVRVQTDGGLKTGLDVIKAAILGAESFGFGTAPMIALGCKYLRICHLNNCATGVATQNEKLRKDHYIGTVDMVVNFFTYVAEETREWLAKLGVRSLEELIGRTDLLEVLEGQTAKQHHLDLTPLLGSDHIPADKPQFCGVERNPPFDQGLLAEKMVEMATSAINDLSGAEFDLDICNCDRSIGARISGEIARKHGNQGMAKAPITFRFKGTAGQSFGVWNAGGLNLYLEGDANDYVGKGMTGGKLVIVPPKGSVYQTQNSAIIGNTCLYGATGGKLFAAGTAGERFAVRNSGAHTVVEGTGDHCCEYMTGGFVCVLGKTGYNFGSGMTGGFAYVLDQDNTFVDRVNHELVEIQRISGEAMEAYRSHLQNVLNEYVAETDSEWGRELAENLDDYLRRFWLVKPKAANLKSLLSSTRANPQ